The Setaria italica strain Yugu1 chromosome IX, Setaria_italica_v2.0, whole genome shotgun sequence genome has a window encoding:
- the LOC101757164 gene encoding cell division cycle-associated protein 7 translates to MGRLSAKSDYESLRDARISENMARMEMLGLRRCAGELSDIAAVSSQRTAGSATPRKTPRPRVMSMTPLRRSGRLAAATPTGSASSRRLSARLNGQSVQYKALPPKGALSKLAVATAGETDEDDDEEENLALVVDKKRVEALQERRCDSKGRGGVYDPVLGICCHFCRQKKLCGEEDCKRCGEGDLKQPCLGKTDCSSCHSSNGILCRACLKVRYGEEMEEVRKNKNWMCPHCIEEKGIKKFWICNSSFCLKKRKIPPTGIAIYNAREQGYESVAHLLMDRLKQQAF, encoded by the exons ATGGGGAGGCTCAGCGCCAAGTCCGACTATGAGAGTCTCCGTGACGCCCGCATCTCCGAGAACATG GCCCGGATGGAGATGCTCGGCCTGCGCCGCTGCGCGGGGGAGCTCAGCGACATCGCCGCAGTCTCCAGCCAGCGCACGGCCGGGAGCGCGACTCCCCGGAAGACCCCCAGGCCGCGGGTCATGAGCATGACCCCGCTCCGCCGCtccggccgcctcgccgccgcgacgccgacTGGATCCGCGTCGAGCCGTCGTCTCTCCGCCCGGTTGAACGGGCAGTCTGTTCAGTACAAGGCGCTGCCTCCCAAAG GAGCTTTGAGCAAATTGGCGGTGGCCACGGCGGGGGAgacagatgaagatgatgatgaggaggagaatCTAGCTTTGGTGGTGGACAAGAAGAGGGTGGAGGCGCTGCAGGAGAGGCGATGCGACAgcaaggggaggggaggcgtgtACGACCCTGTTCTTGGGATCTGCTGCcatttctgcag GCAGAAGAAATTGTGCGGCGAGGAGGACTGCAAGCGCTGCGGGGAAGGAGACCTGAAACAACCATGCTTAG GAAAGACGGACTGCTCATCTTGTCATTCTTCCAATGGGATACTCTGCCGTGCTTGCCTGAAAGTTAGGTATGGCGAAG AGATGGAAGAAGTGAGGAAGAACAAGAACTGGATGTGCCCTCACTGCATTGAGGAGAAGGGTATCAAGAAGTTCTGGATATGCAACAG CTCCTTCTGcttgaagaagaggaagatacCACCGACTGGGATTGCCATATACAATG CAAGGGAGCAAGGATACGAGTCAGTTGCGCACCTTCTCATGGACAGGCTGAAGCAACAAGCATTCTGA
- the LOC101772964 gene encoding uncharacterized protein LOC101772964, with protein sequence MAISCAAECALSLACARWAARRLSLSGADDSASWPAASPASFAPVPRACRAALAAYDDGAGDDRPSPLCPPYRLVHDRARGEVVLAVRGLGLARPEDYRLLLDAGGPEPFAGGHAHRGLLRAAVWLLDREGPALRRMVAEAGPERCRLVFVGHSLGAGVAALAAVVAVRCWLGRLRLRREDVRCYAMAPPRCMSLGLAVEHADVVHSVVLQDDFLPRTPAPLQHIFGSIFCLPCLLCFVCMRDTFVSEGKLKDPAKLYAPGTVFHIVERKNCRCGRFPPEVRTAVPTVGRFEHVVLSCNAAADHGIIWIEKEAQKALDLMEQEEESTSPPAQQKMLRAQELQSIDVEEGTIGLHSIEHLVYLEEKTLQGNSSSSSLDFDSPRTSTTSCTTSPSPRSEPSEWDELMGAFLGDHEHDDDLGHDSGEKSCEIILNHLPFRCK encoded by the exons ATGGCCATCTCCTGCGCCGCCGAGTGCGCGCTCTCCCTCGCCTGCGCACGGTGGGCGGCCCGCCGCCTCTCCCTGTCTGGCGCCGACGACAGCGCGTCGTGGCCCGCGGCCTCGCCCGCCTCCTTCGCGCCCGTCCCGCgcgcctgccgcgccgcgctcgccgcctacGACGACGGCGCGGGAGACGATCGGCCGTCGCCGCTCTGCCCGCCGTACCGGCTCGTCCACGACCGCGCCCGCGGGGAGGTCGTGCTCGCCGTgcgcggcctcggcctcgcgCGGCCCGAGGActaccgcctcctcctcgacgccggcggGCCCGAGCCCTTCGCGGGAGGGCACGCGCACCGCGGCCTGCTCCGCGCCGCCGTGTGGCTGCTCGACCGCGAGGGCCCCGCGCTGCGGCGGATGGTGGCGGAGGCCGGGCCCGAACGGTGCAGGCTCGTGTTCGTGGGCCACTCGCTCGGCGCGGGCGTGGCCGCGCTGGCGGCCGTCGTGGCGGTGAGGTGCTGGCTCGGGAGGCTCAGGCTCCGCCGCGAAGACGTGAGGTGCTacgccatggcgccgccgcggtgcATGTCGCTCGGGCTCGCCGTCGAGCACGCCGACGTCGTCCACTCCGTTGTGCTGCAG GATGATTTCTTGCCCAGAACTCCGGCACCCCTACAGCACATTTTTGGATCTATTTTCTG TTTGCCGTGCCTGCTATGTTTCGTTTGCATGAGAGACACGTTTGTCTCAGAAGGGAAGCTCAAGGATCCAGCTAAGCTCTACGCTCCTGGCACAGTGTTCCATATCGTGGAACGAAAGAATTGCAG ATGTGGAAGATTTCCACCTGAGGTCAGAACAGCAGTCCCAACAGTGGGCAGATTCGAGCATGTTGTTCTGTCGTGCAATGCTGCCGCTGACCATGGAATTATTTGGATCGAAAAAGAGGCTCAGAAGGCTttagat TTGATGGAGCAAGAAGAAGAGTCGACATCGCCTCCGGCGCAACAGAAGATGCTAAGAGCACAGGAGCTGCAGTCAATCGACGTAGAGGAGGGGACAATCGGCCTTCATAGTATTGAGCATCTGGTGTATCTCGAAGAGAAGACTTTGCAAGGCAATTCCTCATCGTCATCATTGGACTTTGATAGCCCTAGGACCTCAACAACGTCGTGCACCACCTCACCGTCACCGAGGAGTGAACCATCCGAGTGGGATGAGCTTATGGGGGCTTTCCTAGGTGATCATGAACATGACGATGACCTAGGACATGACAGTGGTGAAAAATCGTGTGAAATCATTCTGAATCATCTGCCTTTTCGTTGTAAATAA